A genomic stretch from Oncorhynchus tshawytscha isolate Ot180627B linkage group LG07, Otsh_v2.0, whole genome shotgun sequence includes:
- the LOC112255497 gene encoding methyltransferase-like protein 7A, with translation MGGFTGKMTYLMRNFLMNFCKLICLAITLPLQLMEFWGLYGLYKRLFPLLAYNITFSYNDKMHENKRNLFRDLCKFCNTDGTLRLLEIGCGSGANFKYYPYGCTVICTDPNPHFEKYLQMSMTASNHLTYESFVVASGEDLMAVQDESVDVVVCTLVLCSVNNVPQVLEEARRILRKGGALYFLEHVESDPSSWIYFFQHMLQPMWYYLGDGCMVTRATWRDLEAAGFSEIQLRHIEAPRVTFMIKPHILGYAIK, from the exons ATGGGAGGTTTCACCGGGAAAATGACATATCTTATGAGGAACTTCTTGATGAACTTCTGCAAGCTAATTTGTTTGGCGATAACCTTACCTCTCCAACTAATGGAGTTTTGGGGCTTATATGGCTTGTACAAGCGTTTGTTTCCGCTTCTTGCTTACAATATCACTTTTTCATACAACGACAAAATGCACGAAAACAAGAGGAACCTTTTCCGAGACTTGTGTAAATTCTGCAACACGGATGGTACACTTCGACTTCTGGAGATTGGCTGCGGTAGTGGGGCCAACTTCAAATACTACCCATACGGTTGCACGGTCATTTGCACAGACCCCAACCCTCACTTTGAGAAGTACCTGCAGATGAGTATGACAGCAAGCAACCACCTGACCTATGAAAGCTTTGTGGTTGCCTCAGGAGAGGACCTGATGGCAGTGcaagatgagtcagtggatgttgtTGTCTGCACGCTTGTGCTGTGTTCTGTCAACAACGTGCCACAGGTACTGGAAGAGGCAAGACGGATACTCCGAAAA GGTGGTGCTTTGTACTTTCTGGAGCATGTAGAGTCAGACCCCTCCTCTTGGATATACTTCTTCCAGCACATGCTCCAGCCGATGTGGTACTACCTGGGGGATGGCTGCATGGTTACCAGGGCAACGTGGAGAGATCTGGAGGCTGCTGGGTTCTCAGAGATCCAGCTCCGACACATTGAGGCTCCGCGGGTCACTTTCATGATCAAACCACACATTCTTGGATATGCCATCAAGTGA